A section of the Streptomyces sp. SCL15-4 genome encodes:
- a CDS encoding electron transfer flavoprotein subunit beta/FixA family protein: MSLRIVVTVKYVPDATGDRHFADDLTVDRDDVDGLLSELDEYAVEQALQIAENADDAEVTVLTVGPEDAKDALRKALSMGADKAIHVEDDDLHGTDAIGTSLVLAKAIEKAGFDLVVSGMASTDGTMGVVPALVAERLGVPQVTLLSEVSVEDGVVTGRRDGDAASEQLQAQLPAVVSVTDQSGEARYPSFKGIMAAKKKPVESWDLSDLDIEAEEVGLDGAFTKVESVTERPARTAGTIVKDEGEGGKQLAEFLAAQKFI; this comes from the coding sequence GTGAGCTTGAGGATCGTTGTCACTGTGAAGTACGTGCCCGACGCCACTGGCGACCGGCACTTCGCCGATGACCTGACCGTCGACCGCGACGACGTGGACGGTCTGCTCTCCGAGCTGGACGAGTACGCGGTCGAGCAGGCTCTCCAGATCGCGGAGAACGCGGACGACGCCGAGGTCACCGTGCTGACGGTCGGCCCCGAGGACGCCAAGGACGCGCTCCGCAAGGCCCTTTCCATGGGTGCGGACAAGGCCATCCACGTCGAGGACGACGACCTGCACGGCACCGACGCCATCGGCACCTCCCTGGTGCTGGCCAAGGCCATCGAGAAGGCCGGCTTCGACCTGGTCGTCTCCGGCATGGCCTCCACCGACGGCACCATGGGCGTCGTCCCGGCGCTGGTCGCCGAGCGCCTGGGCGTCCCGCAGGTCACCCTGCTCTCCGAGGTCTCCGTCGAGGACGGCGTGGTCACGGGCCGCCGCGACGGCGACGCCGCCTCCGAGCAGCTTCAGGCGCAGCTCCCCGCGGTCGTCTCCGTGACCGACCAGTCCGGCGAGGCCCGCTACCCCTCCTTCAAGGGCATCATGGCGGCCAAGAAGAAGCCGGTGGAGTCCTGGGACCTGTCCGACCTCGACATCGAGGCGGAGGAGGTCGGCCTGGACGGTGCCTTCACCAAGGTCGAGTCCGTGACCGAGCGTCCGGCGCGCACGGCCGGCACCATCGTCAAGGACGAGGGCGAGGGCGGCAAGCAGCTCGCCGAGTTCCTCGCGGCCCAGAAGTTCATCTGA